Proteins encoded by one window of Micromonospora coxensis:
- the qcrC gene encoding cytochrome bc1 complex diheme cytochrome c subunit codes for MTSDNDRRRGLLARLRGRPVARSRGRRRLGAAVRLIAALTLAGGAYTVFAPGVQAQENPPLTGAAAEGKALFDVSCVTCHGRNAQGVEGRGPSLVGVGAASVEFQVGTGRMPMARQEAQALRKPPVFTDEQVRQLGQYVQELGGGPEVPEGDLREGADLATGGELFRINCSQCHAFGGGGGALSSGKFAPSLRPASDRQIYAAMLSGPQNMPVFGDNQITPEQKADIIAYIQETLKHDQDQGGFNLGRYGPSTEGLAIFLVGIVALVFASLWIAGKS; via the coding sequence ATGACTTCTGACAACGACCGCCGACGCGGTCTGCTCGCGCGGCTGCGCGGGCGGCCCGTGGCGCGCAGCAGGGGCCGCCGCCGGCTGGGCGCCGCGGTCCGGCTGATCGCCGCGCTGACGCTGGCCGGCGGCGCCTACACCGTCTTCGCCCCCGGCGTGCAGGCGCAGGAAAACCCGCCGCTGACCGGCGCCGCGGCCGAGGGCAAGGCGCTGTTCGACGTGAGCTGCGTGACCTGCCACGGTCGCAACGCGCAGGGCGTCGAGGGTCGTGGCCCGAGCCTGGTCGGCGTCGGCGCCGCCTCGGTGGAGTTCCAGGTCGGCACCGGCCGCATGCCGATGGCCCGCCAGGAGGCGCAGGCCCTGCGCAAGCCCCCGGTCTTCACCGACGAGCAGGTGCGCCAGCTCGGCCAGTACGTCCAGGAGCTCGGCGGCGGCCCGGAGGTCCCCGAGGGCGACCTGCGCGAGGGCGCCGACCTGGCCACCGGTGGTGAGCTGTTCCGGATCAACTGCTCGCAGTGCCACGCCTTCGGCGGTGGCGGCGGCGCGCTCTCCTCCGGCAAGTTCGCGCCGAGCCTGCGCCCGGCCAGCGACCGGCAGATCTACGCCGCCATGCTGAGCGGCCCGCAGAACATGCCGGTCTTCGGGGACAACCAGATCACTCCGGAGCAGAAGGCGGACATCATCGCCTACATCCAGGAGACCCTGAAGCACGACCAGGACCAGGGCGGTTTCAACCTGGGCCGGTACGGCCCGTCGACCGAGGGTCTCGCGATCTTCCTGGTCGGCATCGTCGCGCTGGTCTTCGCGAGCCTGTGGATTGCGGGCAAGTCGTGA